In the Cellvibrio sp. KY-GH-1 genome, GGCTCATTGACCAGAAGCGATTACTGCTTACATCTTTCGTATCTATTTTGGCTAGATAACTCGCCCTGTACATGTAATCACCAAGTTCGCTTTCAGATATTAACGGCATCTCTTTCTTTTTCGATTGCCAGTTCTCACTGAAGTGAAACCCAGGTCTTACAACCCCTTCATCAACATACGACTGCATCACCTTTCTTACTGCACTCCATGTAGCCTTGTGGCCATCAAGAACCAACAGCATGTGATAATGCGGATAGGGTAAGGGGCACCCATCCTGATAGGCCGAGCGAAACACAGCCTTTTCATCTTTTGTAAGTGACTGCTCGTACTCAGGATCACTAGGGATTAGGTACTTTGTTTCACGCACCCACAAATACCGCAGCCTAAATACACTCGCTTTTTTTCGATTGACACCAACCTTTCTGAATTTATCTCGCAGCCGGTCAATGACATCGGAAATTTCGTAATCACTAAACTCGTCAGTAAAAGCAAAAGACAGCATAACCGCCTCCGGCCTCACCATATTTGAATTGATCGCATCTACAGCTAACCGATAAATGCCATCCAAAATAGACTTGTAAAACGCTGTTACTTTATTTTTTTGTATTCGTGCTTGATCTAATATCTTGTAACCCTTGAACTCATATCCTGAGTAAATTTTTCTAACACTTCCCATTACGAATTGATTTGTTACCCTCCTATATTTTTTTACACCCCTTACCAGCACAACCTAAAGACTATTAACCTAACCCAAAGACAATAAAAACTCATCCAATAGCTAAAAAGCTTGGAGATAAGCAATCTACGAAAAGGGACTATTAGGATTGGTGCGGGAAGGGAACCAATGTGGGACACTCGGCGAAAAAACGAGCATCCATTCAGATGCCGGAAGAATTTCCAGACTTAGCTGATTAGATGAAACTACTTAAAAAAACTCTCATCCATTACTAATATTACCATAAGACATCCAAAAAAGTCAAGGCCGAGGATAGATAAAGCATTGACTTTTTTTAAATTTTATGCTCTTTTTTGCTCAAATTAAAAGATTAACTAAAGCCAAAATATCACTCCAGAGAAAAAATCCTTTTAAAAACATAGCGTTAAAAGTAATACACCTAACCATTAGATCCCACACAGAAATCCCAACACCCGATCCACTTTTTTGAATGCGAGAGTGGGAGGGGCTTAGCTAAAGGTATGTAATTGATTCAACCACGGGCTGCAATTTATCCACTGTGTAATGCCCCGTATACACGTCTGTCTGTCCAGCAGATGTTTTTTCATGACCGACAATTGCCTGCACCAAATCTATGGACTGACTTGCACCTCTAGCTTCCGTAATAAACGAATGCCTGAAACTGTGAAAGGTACGCGACTGATTTAAGTCATTCAGTTTAGGGATAGCTAATCCATTGACGAAAGAAGGGAACCAACTTGTGATCTTCCTAGCTTTACCAAAGTAATTTGCGAACAACCGCCCCTCACCATCAACACTACCTACAAACGCCTCAAAACCCAGCTCAAGAAGCTTAGAATGAATAGGAACCAATCGGTTGGCATTATCTGTTTTTAGAGCGCCCGCCTCAGATGTGATTCGCAGATATTTAATACCAGTCTCTAAATCGACCTTTATGTCTTCTCGTCTTAGTTGTGTAATCTCACCTAACCTAGCGCCGGTATAAGCCCCCAAAAGCACAATCCATTTTCGCTCTTCATGCTTGCCGTTGAGAGCATTAGCTGCTCGCAATAATATTCTCACTTCTGAATTACTGAATGGCGCCTTCACCTTAGGCACCTTAATACCAAGATTCAAATCTACCGCTGGCGATTGTTGGATATATTCCTGCTCTTTTGCATAAGCAAAAATTCCCTGTAAAAGCTTCTTGTAGTTCTCTACCGATTTTGCTGCAAGCCTGTGATTTTCGGGTATATCTAAAGCTGCAATCTCAGCTACAGACTTCCCTCTGTATGGCTTTAAAGTCCTTTTGGGAAACTTTAAACAAGCCTGCAAACAAGCCTTTACCTTCCTACCTGTAATATCAGCGATAGGCACATCACCAATAAAATGAAGCAGCACGGGAAAGTTAGTCTGGTAGTCTTTTTGCGCTCCCAGTGAGAGATCTTCATTAGAAATTTTATGAGCCAGAAATTCTTCAAAAACCGCTGAGAGTAAAGGGGACGGAAGAGCTATTGCCTGCTCTGAAACAGTATTTCGCTTTAAAAATCTGGGTATAGGCAACTCTAAAAGGCTTGGTTCCAAATCCTTTCGAAAGGATTCGATATTGAAATATTGAACTTGAGTTAAGTCTTTTATGAAACGGTCATACACGACCGGAGAATCACTGAATGCCTGCCCAACCATGTGTAGAGCACGAACAATCTCGTTACCTTGCAATTCTGGAATATTAGGGTAATCGCTAACCATTTTTTCAACGGTATCGTAAATAGAAATGCCCTCTGCAAACTCTCCCAACCTATTGGTCAGCGATTTACGATAGGCCTCCATACCAGCTGTGAATAGTGCCCTATCCCACTCCGCATCAAGAAGTGAATCCGCTTTGTAAGGCTGTTCGCCAGCCATCAGCATTGAAAACAATTTGGGAGCATAGTCTTCGTAATACTGCAAACAGAACTCATCAATAGCGTCCTGCTCTTCCATTAAGCCATTATCGCACTTGGACTGAAGCTCAAGCTCCAACGCTTTAAATTTATCAACAGCCATGTAATAAGCTCCCGCTCTGGCTAATGCCTGAATTTTTGAAGTAGTGCGAAGGGATTTGATGATTTCCCGCTTACCAAGGACTTTTCTGATAGCAGGAGGGCACACCCAGCGGAAATAGTAATAACCATTGGAGCGTTTTTGTAGCAGCGTTTGTAGCATTTTTTGTAGCAACCTAAGCAAAAGGGGTGAAACACCCCCAAAGCTCAGGCTTTTCAATACGTCGGAGTCAGCCTGTAAGCCGGGTTCTGTCGTGGACAATCATTCATCTGGGACTGATGTCACCATCAGCCTCAAGCAACCTACCCGCCCTCGATACGGGTCGCATCATAGAGGGCCTATTTGGTCTTGCTCCGAGCGGGGTTTACCATGCCGCAGCCTGTTGCCAGTTGCGCGGTGCGCTCTTACCGCACCCTTTCACCCTTACCGTCACTCTTGCGAGCGCTTAGGCGGTCTACTCTCTGTTGCACTTTCCGTGGGCTCACACCCCCCAGGCGTTACCTGGCGCTCTACCCTATGGAGCCCGGACTTTCCTCCCCGATGCACCAACGATCACTCAAGAGAGACCATTCGTTAACACCAGAGCGACTGCCGAGCCGACTCCGAAGTGGCACCTTACTCGCCACATAAGTCGTATGCAAGCAGCATTACGCGACAAAGTCTCACTTTTTTGTGATTTGCGTCACCAAAAGTGCCAGCCTTATTCCAGCCAACAGGCAAAACCTGTCATTAACTGGTATTTTTCGCGCTTTAAGCTATTAATTAGTGGATATTTATTGCCCCCTATTAAGGACAAATAGACTTCACGCTCACATTCACAATAAAAGCTTCAGGAGATTCTCCCGTGAAAGTACGCACACACAACCTGCTGGCAATCGCGATTGCTCTGGCGCCAGCGCTCCCTGTACTCGCCCAAGATGACAGCCCGGCACTGGAAGAAATTCTAGTAACTGCGCAAAAGCGCGTACAAAGCTTGCGCGATGTCCCCATTTCGGTAAATGCGCTGAACAACGAAAAAATTGAAGACGCCGGCATAACCAGTATTGAGCGTATAGCCGATTACATCCCCAGCTTTAACATGACCCAAACAGGCATTGGTACCAATATCGCCATTCGCGGTATTAGCTCAGGGGTTAACCAGGGTTTTGAACAATCAGCCGCCCAATTTATTGATGGCATCCACTACGGACGCGCCCAATTGGCTCGCGCTCCCTTTCTTGATTTGGAGCGAGTAGAAGTCCTGCGCGGTCCGCAAAGTATTATTTTTGGCAAGAACTCCACTGCAGGTGCAATCAGCATCACCACGGCCAAGCCCGGCGATGCACATGAAGCCAAAATCACTGCTCTCTATGAACCAGAACATGGCGAACAAGATGTACGCCTAGTGCTTTCTGGCCCCATCTCCGACACAGTTGGGGGGCGTTTGGCAATTCTGGAGAGCCGCATTGACGGCTTTATGGAAAACACCACTCTGGAGCGCGACGAATCGGGAGATAAGAACCGCGTGGTACGCGCCACACTGCAATGGAAGCCAACTGATGTATGGGACATTATCCTGAAAATGGAAGATGGCTCTTTTGATAGTGATGGCCGTAACATCGAAGTCGTAAAACCCATCGAAATTCCCGATGCCACAGGCAACAAAACTCCCTACGCCAAAGCCCTGCAATTCTTCACTGCCGGCAAGTATTTGCTCGACACAACCCACGACTGGAACCGCCAGTCCAATGGCGACTACAGCTACAATGACACCGAAAACGTAACCCTGACCATCGAGCGCGAGATAGGTGAAAATACCTTAACCTCGGTGACTGGTTACAACGCTTACACCTATGAAGAGCTGTGTGACTGTGACTTCACCGGGGCATCAGGCTTCAACATCCTATCGGATGAAGATTACAGCCAGATAAGCCAGGAACTTCGCTTAACATCGCCGGAAGACCAAACCATCAGCTATCTGGGCGGTGTATTCTTCCAAAGTAGCTCGCTGGATTTTCATGACGCAGTACGTGTACCGAAAGACAGTTTTATCGCTACAGCCTTTACACCATTACTTGGCGCGACGGCTGCTAACTTGCTACGTGATGCGTCTACCCAACGCGACTTTGAGCAGGATACCGATCTGGCAGCAGTCTTTGCCCAGGCAACCTGGAACTTTACCGATTTTGCTCGCCTGATCCTCGGCGCTCGCTACACCGCCGAACAAAAGGATGCGAACCGAATTCAGTACCACGTAAGCAATACTGGCGTAACCTTGCCTGAAGGCGCGGTGACTGACCCCTACAATATTATCTGGAGCCAGTTCAAAGTTGATCCTCATACAGTGAAAGGGGACAGAGATGAATCCGCCTTCACACCGCTGGTTACCCTCCAATTCGATATCAATGATACCGATATGCTTTATGCCAGCTACACCACCGGTTTTAAATCCGGAGGTTTTGATGTTCGCTCCAACGCCGCCCCGAATGATCTGGGCGGCGTTTACCCTAACATTCAGGGCACATGGGAATTTGAAGAAGAGCAAGTCAAAAACTATGAGCTTGGCGGCAAATTCGTATTTGGCGGAGGCTCAGCGGAACTCAATGCAGCACTATTCCGCTCTGAGTTCGACGATATGCAAACCAGCCAATTTGATGGCAGTTTGAGCTTCAACGTTACCAATGCGGGTCAAGCAGTCGTGCAAGGCCTTGAGGTCGATGGGCGCTGGGCAATTACTGACAGCCTGCTCGCGCGTGGCGGCGTTGCTTTTATCGATTTTGAATACACCGACTTCCCCACCTCGCAATGCTATTTCGGGCAGCCGGATAATATTGCCCCGGCTGGCGATGGAGTCTGCGATGCAACCGGAAAGCGCCGCGAATTCACCCCGGAAATTCAAGGCAATGTCGGAGCCGATTACACCATCGAATTTAGCAATGGACTGAAGCTGGTTAACACGCTGGACTTTATCTACAGCGACGAATACCTGACAACGCCATCACTGGACCCTCGCTTTGAACAAGAGGCCTATACCAAGATCAACGCCCGTATCGCATTGAGTGGTAATGATGACATGTGGGAACTCGCCCTGATTGGTAAAAACCTGACTGATGAATCCATCGTGTCTTACGCCAATGGGTTGCCAGTTGCGTCCACCGTGACTCGCGGTACTGGTTCAGGCTACTACGCCTTCTACGAGCGCCCAAGAAGCGTTGCTATCCAGGGTACACTGAAGTTCTAGGTCTCACTCGCAACACCAAAAAAAGGGGCCAACTGGCCCCTTTTTTATTGCTTCATTTTCAAATTCCGGCCATAAAAAAAGGCGCATCCAAGTGGAGGCGCCTCAAAATCGGCAATGGTATTCGGTCAATACCGAGTTCAATGTACCCCCCGAGAAACTCGCTGACAATAGCCTAAAAACGCGCAAAAACGAAATGTAATCGTTTTCAAACAGCCACTAGCGGCGCTTCGCACTAATGCGTAGAAAAGCCGCTTACCAAAGGTTAAATCATCCCAATAATTCCCATTTTTTAGGAAATTTTACTTTTAGGAAAAAAAACATTTTTAATTAAATATTACTATTAATAAAAAATGTATCCGTTATCAAAACAATAAAACAAACCAATGAAACCGTATCCATTATCAAAAATAGCGCAAAAAGCAAGAAAAGTTAATTTCGTTGAAGATTGCATGGCTAAGATTAATAATTTTTTTGGTCAGCCTTAATAGGATAATCTTACTTAAAAATCATCAATTCTATGATTTTCTTACAAAAGCAGAGCATCTAGAAACCCAGGAGCCACCAATGACTCAATCTCTGGCCATTTGGGACAGATATAAACCTATTTCCCTTAGCTGCATGCTCGCTCTATGCCTTGTTGGTTGCCAAACCAGCAAATCACCAACATCCCCCTGGCAGCCAGACCTGGGTAATGGGTTTTATCAAAACCCGATTCTCCACGCCGACTATTCAGACCCGGATGCAATTCGGGCGGGCAATCGCTATTACATGATTTCCTCCAGCTTCAACAGCTCGCCGGGGCTGCCGCTGCTGCAATCTGATGACATGGTCAATTGGTCGCTGGTGGGATACGCGTTACCGCAACAAATCCCCCGTAAGGTGTTTGCAGTACCGCAACACGGTAAAGGTGTTTGGGCGCCGTGCCTGCGTCACCACGATAACAAGTTCTGGATTTTTTACCCCGATCCGGATTTTGGGATTTATGTAATGACCGCCGAAAATTTTTCCGGCCCATGGAGCGAGCCGCGTTTATTGTTGGCCGGCAAAGGGTTGATCGACCCAACACCTTTGTGGGACGACGACGGCAACGCTTACCTGCTCCACGCCTGGGCGAAAAGTCGTGCAGGTATCAATAATTTGCTTACGCTGCGCCGTATATCGCCCGACGCAAAAGCTATTTTGGATCCTGAAGGAAAAATCATTATCGATGCGAACAAATTGCCCGGCTATCGCACTCTGGAAGGGCCAAAGTTTTATAAACGCAATGGCTACTACTATGTCTTTGCACCGGCAGGCGGCGTTGAATTTGGTTGGCAGTCGGTATTTCGCGCGAAAATATTGAAGGCCCCTATGACGATAAAATCGTATTAGAGCAAGGCTTAAGCCCAATCAACGGTCCGCACCAAGGCGCCTGGGTTCAAGCGGAAGATGGCAGCGATTGGTTCTTTCATTTTCAGGATAAGCGCGCCTATGGGCGCATAGTTCACTTGCAGCCCATGGATTGGGAAAATGATTGGCCGGTGATGGGTATTGATGCCGATGGCGACGGGATTGGCGAGCCAGTGTTGACCTATCGCAAACCGGTCCCCGGCAAATTTCCTATAGCAAATCCCGCCATCCATGATGAATTCAATAAACGTGTTTTAGGTGTGCAATGGCAGTGGAATGCGAATTGGAAACCAGAATGGTATTCCCTTGGAGAACGCCCGGATCATTTGCGATTGTTTGCTCGGGTGGATCGCCACTACCAAACTCAACAACACTTGTGGAATGTGCCATCCCTGTTGCTACAAAAATTGCCCGCCGAAGAATTTGTTGTCGACACTGCGATAGACGTCCGCAATATGCGGCCCGGCGATGCCACAGGGTTATTAATCTACGGCTTAAGATATCAGTGGATCGGAATCAAACATCACGCACACGGCAAAGAGTTAGCGCTCGCCTTTTGCGGCAATACAGAAACCAACTGCACCGAACAAATAGTCACCAGCCTGCCATTTAATGGCGACCAGATCTTCCTGCGTATGACGGT is a window encoding:
- a CDS encoding TonB-dependent receptor, yielding MKVRTHNLLAIAIALAPALPVLAQDDSPALEEILVTAQKRVQSLRDVPISVNALNNEKIEDAGITSIERIADYIPSFNMTQTGIGTNIAIRGISSGVNQGFEQSAAQFIDGIHYGRAQLARAPFLDLERVEVLRGPQSIIFGKNSTAGAISITTAKPGDAHEAKITALYEPEHGEQDVRLVLSGPISDTVGGRLAILESRIDGFMENTTLERDESGDKNRVVRATLQWKPTDVWDIILKMEDGSFDSDGRNIEVVKPIEIPDATGNKTPYAKALQFFTAGKYLLDTTHDWNRQSNGDYSYNDTENVTLTIEREIGENTLTSVTGYNAYTYEELCDCDFTGASGFNILSDEDYSQISQELRLTSPEDQTISYLGGVFFQSSSLDFHDAVRVPKDSFIATAFTPLLGATAANLLRDASTQRDFEQDTDLAAVFAQATWNFTDFARLILGARYTAEQKDANRIQYHVSNTGVTLPEGAVTDPYNIIWSQFKVDPHTVKGDRDESAFTPLVTLQFDINDTDMLYASYTTGFKSGGFDVRSNAAPNDLGGVYPNIQGTWEFEEEQVKNYELGGKFVFGGGSAELNAALFRSEFDDMQTSQFDGSLSFNVTNAGQAVVQGLEVDGRWAITDSLLARGGVAFIDFEYTDFPTSQCYFGQPDNIAPAGDGVCDATGKRREFTPEIQGNVGADYTIEFSNGLKLVNTLDFIYSDEYLTTPSLDPRFEQEAYTKINARIALSGNDDMWELALIGKNLTDESIVSYANGLPVASTVTRGTGSGYYAFYERPRSVAIQGTLKF
- a CDS encoding DUF6538 domain-containing protein, which encodes MKSLSFGGVSPLLLRLLQKMLQTLLQKRSNGYYYFRWVCPPAIRKVLGKREIIKSLRTTSKIQALARAGAYYMAVDKFKALELELQSKCDNGLMEEQDAIDEFCLQYYEDYAPKLFSMLMAGEQPYKADSLLDAEWDRALFTAGMEAYRKSLTNRLGEFAEGISIYDTVEKMVSDYPNIPELQGNEIVRALHMVGQAFSDSPVVYDRFIKDLTQVQYFNIESFRKDLEPSLLELPIPRFLKRNTVSEQAIALPSPLLSAVFEEFLAHKISNEDLSLGAQKDYQTNFPVLLHFIGDVPIADITGRKVKACLQACLKFPKRTLKPYRGKSVAEIAALDIPENHRLAAKSVENYKKLLQGIFAYAKEQEYIQQSPAVDLNLGIKVPKVKAPFSNSEVRILLRAANALNGKHEERKWIVLLGAYTGARLGEITQLRREDIKVDLETGIKYLRITSEAGALKTDNANRLVPIHSKLLELGFEAFVGSVDGEGRLFANYFGKARKITSWFPSFVNGLAIPKLNDLNQSRTFHSFRHSFITEARGASQSIDLVQAIVGHEKTSAGQTDVYTGHYTVDKLQPVVESITYL
- a CDS encoding inovirus Gp2 family protein; this encodes MGSVRKIYSGYEFKGYKILDQARIQKNKVTAFYKSILDGIYRLAVDAINSNMVRPEAVMLSFAFTDEFSDYEISDVIDRLRDKFRKVGVNRKKASVFRLRYLWVRETKYLIPSDPEYEQSLTKDEKAVFRSAYQDGCPLPYPHYHMLLVLDGHKATWSAVRKVMQSYVDEGVVRPGFHFSENWQSKKKEMPLISESELGDYMYRASYLAKIDTKDVSSNRFWSMSQ
- a CDS encoding glycoside hydrolase 43 family protein, with product MTQSLAIWDRYKPISLSCMLALCLVGCQTSKSPTSPWQPDLGNGFYQNPILHADYSDPDAIRAGNRYYMISSSFNSSPGLPLLQSDDMVNWSLVGYALPQQIPRKVFAVPQHGKGVWAPCLRHHDNKFWIFYPDPDFGIYVMTAENFSGPWSEPRLLLAGKGLIDPTPLWDDDGNAYLLHAWAKSRAGINNLLTLRRISPDAKAILDPEGKIIIDANKLPGYRTLEGPKFYKRNGYYYVFAPAGGVEFGWQSVFRAKILKAPMTIKSY